DNA from Cyanobacteriota bacterium:
GGGGGAACCCGCCCAACACAAGATCGTTGAGCTGACGACCATAGAGGTTCTGATCCACAATGCCATCCCCAATGGTAGTGGCTGGCAACACCCCAGCGGGGGAGGTGCGGTTGCCCGTCCTGTCAATGCCACCACTGACATCCGGCAAGCCTAGCCGGTTACGAGCCGTTTGGGGAGTGCTGGGGTCGTAGTAGCTGCTCACACAGGCAATGGGCACTTGGTAGGCATCCTGTAGGGTCGCCGCCGTGGGAGTGGCTGTATAGGCATTGGGGTTGGCCGCATCCCGACGGTGATGGTAGACCACTGCTGCTCGCATCCGCAGGTCACCCTTAGAGTACTTGGGCGAGTTGGGGTCAACACTGGCATAGCCTGCGTCCGCTGGTGAAGCTGTGCCCGTGGCTGTACCTAGGCGGGGAGCAATGCTGGTGTCAGTGGTAGTCAAGGCTTGCAGATTCTGGATATTTGCACCTCCAGAGCCGGAGTCAGCCAAGTTAATGTTCCGGTTAGCACCAGCCCCTAGGGTGGGGTCGTTGTTATAGACCTGCAAGCCAGGGGACATGGGCATGGTATCTGGCCATACCACTGGCAGTAAGTCCTCTCTGATGGCATAGGGGAAGGTATTGCCCTCACCCCCCGCCGCTGTGCTAGCGACATTGGTGGCCAAAACATCAGGCACACTAGGGCGACCCACGTTGGCCAAGTCAGGGGGCGGTGGTAAGAAAGAGGTTTGGCGTTCATAGATGCCTGCCCCCACAATAATCCGTAACCCCCCACTGTTATCGGATGCATCTGTGGGGTCTTTAGGCGTGAGGGCTGCTTGGGTTTCCCAGAGGCCATCGCGAGCAATGGTATCTAAGTTATCTAGTTTCACCACCTGGGTGCGCCGAGTGCGGTTAGGGGTGCCGTTAGTCCATTGCTGACGAGTGGTAGCGTTAACCCACACGGGTTGCTCAATCTCGTTGCCGACAAATCGTCCGTTATTACAGGTGATGGTGCCATCATCGCAGAGGTACCACAGGGCTGGCATGTTGTTGCCAACGTAGAGGCGATCGCCCACCCGTTGCTCCTTGTCTCTAGGCGCTACTCGCAACACGGCTGGGTCGGTAGCAGCAGGGGCCTGGGTGCGCATGGTCAGACCCGTGTACCCATCAGCTACGGTGCCCGTATTGTTGGTGTAGTTAAAGGGGAACATCCAATGGGTAGGTGGGCGCAATTGTTCCCTGGGGCCTAGGTCGGTGGGGCTGGTGCCCTGCAACACATTCGCCTTGGTGTAATTACCCCCCGCTGGATTCGTCAGGGGATTGCCCAGGTAGTTCACTTCATTGTTGGGTACTCGGCGAGTGCGGTTGCGGAAATAGATTTCTAGCTCCTCTGCCCGCACCTTGGCTCGGTCTAGGCTGGGATCCTCCTGCAAGCGATTGTTGATCGCTGCGGTCACCACAGTAGGGTCGTTGTTGGGGTGGTGAACCGCGGGGTCAAGGGCTGCCTCTACCAACAGGGCAATGCGCTGGTTATAGGCCAAACTGTTGTAGCTGACACTGCTACCGCTGTTGTTAGTAGAGCGATCATTATTGACAAACTCCACACCCGTGTTGACATCATTGGCATCGGGAGTATCGTCCGGCACCCGATACAAGTGAACCCCAGGATCGTCTCCACCAAGCTCACCCGTAGCATTATCAGTCCCTGGTGAGCCTTTTTTCACATTGCCGCCTGCAATGATTTTGCTGTTCTCTTCCTTGTAGAAACAGGAGGCGGGACTGCTGACTTGGAACAAATCTAGGGTGCCACTTGCTCCGCGCAAAAACAGGTTGCTATTGGTGAATACTCGCCCACTAATCCGCAGGGGCGGCCCAGATGATAGTGACAGGTCATCTTCAAACAAGATGGCGTTGTTGTTGACAGCAATGCGGGAGTAGTCCTGTTGGGTTTCCAGGGCAGCAAACCCAGCCTGTCGTCGAAATACCTCGTAGCGTGCGCCCCCTGGGTTTAGGGTAGGGTTGGTGAGAATTGGGTCACCAGCAGCGATGGGCCCGGTCACTGTGTAGATGAAAAATGCTTTGCTCTGGCGGTTTGATGAGCTGTACCAGTCAGCACCTGTGACCGATGCTGCACCGGAAGTGCTAGCACAACGCCCAGCCCCGGCTGGCGCGTCCATTGGGGGTGTACGGGCATCTAGGGTCGATCGGGGCCGCAGAAACTCACCCGTGTTGTTGCGGGCTGGCAGTCGATAGTTGATGGCATACAGGGTGTAGGCATCAAATCGGCCATTGCTGTCGGTGTCTACCGGGAACTTCCAGGCATTGATGCTGCTTTCGTCGTTGGTGATTTGGTAATTAACGTTGGGAATCCGAGTGCTGCCACTTAACACGTAGGGCCGGGCATTTTCCCCAAAGGTGCCATTGCCGGTGTTACTAGCTCCACCAGGATTGGTAAAATCTGCAACCATCTTGAGGCGAATTTCGTCGGCAAAGGTGTACTCTTCCTTAGAGAGCACCTGTTGCAGCAGTTGATCGTTAGGAGTACCCCGTCTGGGCAGTGACGGGTCTTCAAACATGGCGGCTAGCTTGGCGCGGGCACGATCGATCGCTGGTGCCCCAGCATTCAAAATTGCCTGATCTACCCGCACGTTGGTGGCATTACGAGACCGCTCAAAGGAACGGAAGATCATCGCTCCTGTGAGCACAATCACCACAAGTGACACCATGGCTACCGTCGGCAGCACAAACCCTTGGGCCGCAGGACGACGAGTAAGGAGCATCAGCGTCCGCATCAACCACAGAACGCTACCTTTAGTTAGCGATCGGGCCAGACAATGAGCTTGTCGAAATACTTCTTGAACAACCTGATTGATACGACGATTTGACATAGCTGATTCACCAATAGCAAGATCACGGGAAAAAACGTGGACGATTGATAGCCAAGGGCTACAGTTCTCGATTAGTCATCATTTCTCAACATGCAGCAAGCAAACTACTAACAACAGACGGGTACACCCTATTACCTTAGACTCTATTTCCTAGGTGGATGCCAAGATGCAGCAATGCTCAAAAATTTTCCTGAGAAAAACCGGATGGCCTACATCTAGGCTGGATATATTTAGGCTGGGTTAACCTGATTGCTTAGCCAAGCACCTAGGCTGCTAAGCTGCGATCGCTACCTAATGTTTCAACATGCCCTGACAATCCACCATGCAACTGTCGTAGCAACTGATTTCATCCAGAAGCAACAGAGAATTCACGGATAACATCAAACCACACTCTATACACGCGGCCAGCGCAAGTTGCTCACAGCCACTCGCAGCCATAGCACTGTCAATACAGTCAATCCTGTCAAACGTAACGTCCAACACTCACCACACCACAATGTTCACTCAGGTTACAGCCACCTACAGCAGCATCAGATGCAGCCACATATGGCCAGTTACCTACACGCAGCCTATTGCCCCTTAGTCTACCCTCGCTTTTCACAATCGATAGCATGTCCTTGAGAATTTACCTAACCTTTAGCAGGCATAGCCTATAGGCAACCTTCAGCGGGCATAAATAACTATGGGCATGGGCATATGGGCAACTCCTAGGTGAATTCTCTACTGTCTGGAAACTAATCGATAACTTTCCAGTCTGAACAGGGTATACTATCTCT
Protein-coding regions in this window:
- the hpsA gene encoding hormogonium polysaccharide biosynthesis protein HpsA, with protein sequence MSNRRINQVVQEVFRQAHCLARSLTKGSVLWLMRTLMLLTRRPAAQGFVLPTVAMVSLVVIVLTGAMIFRSFERSRNATNVRVDQAILNAGAPAIDRARAKLAAMFEDPSLPRRGTPNDQLLQQVLSKEEYTFADEIRLKMVADFTNPGGASNTGNGTFGENARPYVLSGSTRIPNVNYQITNDESSINAWKFPVDTDSNGRFDAYTLYAINYRLPARNNTGEFLRPRSTLDARTPPMDAPAGAGRCASTSGAASVTGADWYSSSNRQSKAFFIYTVTGPIAAGDPILTNPTLNPGGARYEVFRRQAGFAALETQQDYSRIAVNNNAILFEDDLSLSSGPPLRISGRVFTNSNLFLRGASGTLDLFQVSSPASCFYKEENSKIIAGGNVKKGSPGTDNATGELGGDDPGVHLYRVPDDTPDANDVNTGVEFVNNDRSTNNSGSSVSYNSLAYNQRIALLVEAALDPAVHHPNNDPTVVTAAINNRLQEDPSLDRAKVRAEELEIYFRNRTRRVPNNEVNYLGNPLTNPAGGNYTKANVLQGTSPTDLGPREQLRPPTHWMFPFNYTNNTGTVADGYTGLTMRTQAPAATDPAVLRVAPRDKEQRVGDRLYVGNNMPALWYLCDDGTITCNNGRFVGNEIEQPVWVNATTRQQWTNGTPNRTRRTQVVKLDNLDTIARDGLWETQAALTPKDPTDASDNSGGLRIIVGAGIYERQTSFLPPPPDLANVGRPSVPDVLATNVASTAAGGEGNTFPYAIREDLLPVVWPDTMPMSPGLQVYNNDPTLGAGANRNINLADSGSGGANIQNLQALTTTDTSIAPRLGTATGTASPADAGYASVDPNSPKYSKGDLRMRAAVVYHHRRDAANPNAYTATPTAATLQDAYQVPIACVSSYYDPSTPQTARNRLGLPDVSGGIDRTGNRTSPAGVLPATTIGDGIVDQNLYGRQLNDLVLGGFP